The Altererythrobacter sp. CAU 1644 genome has a window encoding:
- a CDS encoding helix-turn-helix domain-containing protein: MAGKRRIFAGAQLRQLRETRGLKQSDLAGLLGISAPYLSQLESDDRPLNPALLERLSQQFPLDWPDLEADDMGRLAASLREALADPLFDGEIPADQLARMAEQQPLLAQRFVALHAAYRRSGQRLEMFDEALTADNVDGARLPWEEVRDWFHLANNYVDPLDRAAESLSRRLRRGAPSPDIAALESHLRNALSISLIYSSQSGLRTFDPEMGHLTVDPGQPTESQRFQLAHQLASLALHDEITAVVESARLRSAASRQLLFAGLCNYTAGALLMPYEEFRRTARELRHDIDQLAQQFGTSFEQTCHRLSTLQRDGARGVPFFFCRVDMAGNITKRHSATRLQFARFGGACPLWIVHEAVAIPDRILVQLAETPDGLRYVSMAKGLVKPSGSFTRAPRRYAVALGCETEHAGEFIYADGLDLASGRSATPIGVSCRICPRPDCDQRAFPPSDRAIEVDPDRRGVVPYGFS, from the coding sequence ATGGCTGGAAAACGCAGGATCTTTGCCGGTGCGCAACTGCGCCAACTCCGCGAGACACGCGGCCTGAAGCAATCCGACTTGGCCGGACTCCTGGGCATCAGCGCGCCCTACCTTTCTCAGTTGGAGAGCGACGATCGGCCGCTCAATCCAGCATTGCTCGAACGCTTGTCGCAACAATTTCCGCTCGACTGGCCCGACCTCGAAGCGGACGACATGGGCCGGCTCGCCGCATCGCTGCGCGAGGCGCTGGCCGATCCCTTGTTCGATGGCGAGATCCCGGCGGACCAGTTGGCGCGCATGGCGGAACAGCAGCCCCTCCTCGCGCAGAGGTTCGTCGCGCTGCATGCCGCCTATCGCCGCAGCGGCCAGCGGCTGGAGATGTTCGACGAAGCGCTGACGGCCGACAATGTCGATGGCGCCCGCCTGCCGTGGGAAGAAGTCCGCGACTGGTTCCATCTCGCCAACAACTACGTCGACCCACTCGATCGGGCGGCGGAAAGCCTTTCGCGCCGGTTGCGCAGGGGCGCCCCCTCCCCCGACATTGCCGCGCTCGAAAGCCATTTGCGCAATGCCTTGTCGATCTCGCTGATCTATTCGAGCCAGTCGGGGCTGCGCACATTCGATCCGGAGATGGGCCACCTGACGGTCGATCCGGGTCAGCCGACCGAAAGCCAGCGCTTCCAGCTGGCCCACCAGCTTGCCTCGCTGGCGCTGCACGACGAGATCACTGCGGTGGTCGAATCTGCACGGCTGCGCAGCGCCGCGTCGCGTCAGCTACTCTTCGCCGGATTGTGCAATTACACGGCTGGGGCACTACTGATGCCCTATGAGGAATTTCGCCGCACCGCGCGCGAGCTGCGCCACGATATCGACCAACTGGCGCAGCAATTCGGCACGAGCTTCGAGCAGACCTGCCACCGCCTGTCGACGCTCCAGCGCGACGGTGCGCGCGGTGTGCCGTTCTTCTTCTGCCGGGTCGACATGGCGGGCAATATCACCAAGCGCCACAGCGCGACCCGCCTCCAGTTCGCCCGGTTTGGCGGCGCCTGCCCGCTATGGATCGTGCACGAGGCGGTGGCGATCCCCGACCGCATCCTGGTGCAACTGGCCGAGACGCCGGATGGCTTGCGCTATGTCTCGATGGCGAAAGGGCTGGTCAAGCCGTCGGGAAGCTTCACCCGAGCGCCGCGCCGCTACGCCGTCGCGCTCGGCTGCGAGACCGAACACGCCGGAGAATTCATCTATGCCGATGGCCTTGACCTAGCCTCTGGCCGGAGCGCAACGCCGATCGGCGTTTCGTGTCGCATTTGCCCGCGGCCGGATTGCGACCAGCGCGCCTTTCCGCCAAGCGATCGCGCCATCGAAGTCGATCCCGACCGGCGCGGGGTCGTCCCCTACGGTTTCAGCTAG
- the mce gene encoding methylmalonyl-CoA epimerase, whose translation MKLGRLNHIGVATPSIEESLRYYRDVMGATSFHEPFDLEAQGVKVCFVDTPGENGTHGTQIELIEPLGPDSPLTGFLEKNPSGGQHHLCYEVEDIEDARTWFEGLGKRILGPTRIGAHGTPIFFLHPKDMMGQLTEIMETPKDDAHWSN comes from the coding sequence ATGAAACTCGGCCGTCTCAACCACATCGGCGTCGCCACGCCCTCGATCGAGGAATCGCTGCGCTATTACCGCGATGTCATGGGCGCGACCTCGTTCCACGAGCCCTTCGATCTCGAGGCGCAGGGGGTGAAGGTCTGCTTCGTCGACACGCCGGGCGAGAACGGGACGCACGGCACGCAGATCGAACTGATCGAGCCGCTGGGCCCAGATAGCCCGCTGACGGGCTTCCTCGAAAAGAACCCGTCCGGCGGGCAGCACCATCTCTGCTACGAGGTCGAGGATATCGAGGATGCGCGCACCTGGTTCGAAGGGCTGGGCAAGCGCATTCTCGGCCCGACGCGGATTGGCGCGCATGGCACGCCGATCTTCTTCCTCCACCCCAAGGACATGATGGGTCAGCTGACCGAAATCATGGAAACGCCGAAGGACGATGCGCACTGGTCGAACTGA
- a CDS encoding acetyl-CoA carboxylase biotin carboxylase subunit: MFKKILIANRGEIACRVIKTARRMGIQTVAVYSDADARAPFVKMADEAVHIGPPPAAESYLIADKIIEACKQTGAEAVHPGYGFLSERASFVEALEKEGIAFIGPPVNAIAAMGDKIESKKLAKEAGVNVVPGFVGEIEDTDHAVRISEEIGYPVMMKASAGGGGKGMRLAYSEKDVREGFEATKREGLNSFGDDRVFIEKFIEDPRHIEIQILGDKHGNVIYLNERECSIQRRHQKVVEEAPSPFVTPQMRKAMGEQCVALSKAVNYHSAGTVELIVSGADKTGESFYFLEMNTRLQVEHPVTEAITGVDLVEQMIRVAAGEKLSFTQDDVKIDGWAIENRVYAEDPYRGFLPSTGRLIHYQPPVEPWTDDGAENGRRGIDGIRVDDGVYEGGEVSMFYDPMIAKLITWGETRDEAANLQIQALDAFRIEGLGHNVDFLSAIMQHPRFRSGELTTGFIAEEYPEGFEGAAASSGLLRGLAAVGGVIATADANRARRIDQQLDGPLYAPGDWQVKIGDTEYAVSLEEDAITVDGEPVEVSFDYTPGERMIDVELGEEALTIQLAQTRMGYDITTRGATQHLRVLPQRIAHLAQHMIEKEPPDLSKLLICPMPGLLVKLHVGEGEEVQPGQPLATVEAMKMENILRAEKQAVVAKVNAAEGDSLAVDAIILELE; encoded by the coding sequence ATGTTCAAGAAAATCCTCATCGCAAACCGTGGCGAGATCGCCTGCCGAGTCATCAAGACCGCGCGTCGCATGGGTATCCAGACCGTTGCGGTCTATTCGGATGCCGATGCCCGCGCGCCCTTCGTCAAGATGGCGGACGAGGCTGTCCATATCGGCCCGCCACCCGCCGCCGAAAGCTATCTGATCGCCGACAAGATCATCGAGGCCTGCAAGCAGACCGGCGCTGAGGCGGTGCATCCGGGCTATGGCTTCCTCTCCGAGCGTGCGAGCTTCGTCGAGGCGCTGGAGAAGGAAGGCATCGCCTTCATCGGCCCGCCGGTGAACGCGATCGCGGCGATGGGCGACAAGATCGAGTCCAAGAAACTCGCCAAGGAAGCGGGCGTCAATGTCGTCCCCGGCTTCGTCGGCGAGATCGAGGATACCGACCACGCCGTGCGGATCTCCGAAGAGATCGGCTATCCGGTGATGATGAAGGCCAGCGCCGGTGGCGGGGGCAAGGGCATGCGTCTCGCGTACTCGGAAAAGGACGTGCGCGAAGGCTTCGAGGCGACCAAGCGCGAGGGGCTCAACTCCTTCGGCGACGACCGTGTCTTCATCGAGAAGTTCATCGAGGATCCGCGTCATATCGAGATCCAGATCCTCGGCGACAAGCATGGCAACGTGATCTACCTTAATGAGCGCGAATGCTCGATCCAGCGCCGCCACCAGAAGGTGGTCGAAGAAGCGCCGTCGCCCTTCGTCACGCCGCAGATGCGCAAGGCCATGGGTGAGCAATGCGTCGCGCTGTCGAAGGCGGTGAACTACCACTCGGCGGGTACAGTGGAGCTGATCGTCAGCGGTGCCGACAAGACCGGTGAGAGCTTCTACTTCCTCGAAATGAACACCCGCCTGCAGGTGGAACACCCCGTAACCGAAGCGATCACCGGCGTAGACCTGGTGGAGCAGATGATCCGCGTCGCGGCGGGCGAGAAACTGTCGTTCACACAGGACGATGTGAAAATCGACGGTTGGGCGATCGAGAACCGCGTCTATGCCGAAGATCCCTATCGCGGCTTCCTCCCCTCGACGGGGCGGCTCATCCACTACCAGCCGCCGGTCGAGCCGTGGACCGATGACGGCGCGGAGAACGGCCGCCGCGGCATCGACGGAATTCGCGTCGACGACGGCGTCTACGAAGGCGGCGAAGTCAGCATGTTCTATGACCCGATGATCGCCAAGCTGATCACCTGGGGCGAGACGCGCGACGAGGCGGCCAACCTCCAGATCCAGGCGCTCGACGCATTCCGCATCGAAGGGTTGGGGCACAATGTCGATTTCCTCAGCGCGATCATGCAGCACCCGCGCTTCCGCTCGGGCGAATTGACCACCGGCTTCATCGCCGAAGAATATCCGGAAGGTTTCGAAGGCGCTGCCGCGTCGAGCGGCTTGCTGCGCGGATTGGCGGCAGTTGGCGGCGTGATTGCGACTGCAGATGCCAACCGGGCGCGCCGGATCGACCAGCAACTCGACGGCCCGCTCTACGCGCCGGGCGATTGGCAGGTGAAGATTGGCGACACCGAATACGCCGTCTCGCTGGAAGAGGATGCCATCACCGTCGACGGCGAGCCGGTCGAGGTCAGCTTCGACTACACGCCGGGCGAGCGAATGATCGATGTCGAGCTGGGCGAGGAGGCGCTGACGATCCAGCTGGCTCAGACGCGGATGGGTTATGACATCACCACGCGCGGCGCGACCCAGCATCTGCGCGTCTTGCCGCAGCGGATCGCGCATCTGGCGCAGCACATGATCGAGAAGGAACCGCCCGATCTTTCGAAACTGCTGATCTGCCCGATGCCCGGTCTGCTGGTGAAGCTCCACGTGGGCGAGGGCGAGGAAGTCCAGCCCGGCCAGCCGCTCGCCACCGTCGAAGCTATGAAGATGGAAAACATCTTGCGTGCCGAAAAGCAGGCGGTCGTGGCCAAGGTCAACGCTGCGGAGGGTGACAGCCTGGCGGTGGATGCGATAATCCTCGAGCTGGAGTAG
- a CDS encoding acyl-CoA carboxylase subunit beta — protein sequence MSANIAEMERRRAAATLGGGEKRIAAQHAKGKLTARERLDVLLDEGSFEELDTYVEHDCVDFGMDAQKIPGDGVVTGSGTINGRLVYVFSQDFTVFGGSLSKRHAEKICKVMESAMRYGAPVIGLNDSGGARIQEGVASLGGYADVFQRNVLASGVVPQISLIMGPCAGGAVYSPAMTDFIFMVKDSSYMFVTGPDVVKTVTNEVVTQEELGGAVTHTTKTSVADVAFENDIEALMATRDFFDYLPLSNREEVPERPTSDPFDREEASLDTLIPDNANQPYDMHEIIRKTLDEGDFFEVQPNHAANIICGFGRVEGRTVGVVANQPMVLAGVLDINSSKKAARFVRFCDAFEIPILTFVDVPGFLPGTAQEHNGIIKHGAKLLFAYAEATVPKITVITRKAYGGAYDVMASKHLRGDLNYAWPTAEIAVMGAKGAVEIIFRQDRDDPDKIAEKTKEYEDRFANPFVAAQRGYIDEVIYPHSTRRRIALGLRKLRGKQLENPWKKHDNIPL from the coding sequence ATGTCTGCGAATATCGCTGAAATGGAACGCCGTCGTGCCGCAGCAACGCTGGGCGGGGGCGAGAAGCGCATTGCGGCTCAGCACGCCAAGGGCAAGCTGACCGCGCGCGAGCGGCTCGACGTGCTGTTGGACGAAGGCAGCTTTGAAGAACTCGACACCTATGTCGAACACGATTGCGTCGATTTCGGGATGGATGCGCAGAAGATCCCCGGCGATGGCGTGGTCACGGGCAGCGGCACGATCAACGGGCGGCTGGTGTACGTCTTCAGCCAGGATTTCACCGTATTCGGCGGCTCATTGTCCAAGCGGCACGCCGAGAAGATCTGTAAGGTGATGGAGAGCGCGATGCGATACGGCGCTCCCGTGATCGGCCTCAACGACAGCGGCGGCGCGCGCATCCAGGAAGGCGTGGCCTCGCTCGGCGGATATGCCGATGTGTTCCAGCGCAACGTGCTGGCGAGCGGTGTCGTGCCGCAGATCAGCCTCATCATGGGCCCGTGCGCGGGTGGGGCGGTCTATTCGCCCGCCATGACCGACTTCATCTTCATGGTGAAGGACAGCTCCTACATGTTCGTGACGGGGCCGGACGTGGTGAAGACCGTCACCAACGAAGTCGTAACCCAGGAAGAGCTGGGCGGTGCGGTGACGCATACCACCAAGACGAGCGTTGCCGATGTCGCATTCGAAAACGACATCGAAGCGCTGATGGCGACGCGCGATTTCTTCGACTACCTGCCGCTGTCGAACCGCGAGGAAGTGCCCGAGCGCCCGACCTCGGACCCCTTCGACCGAGAGGAAGCGAGCCTCGATACGCTGATCCCCGACAATGCCAACCAGCCCTATGACATGCACGAGATCATCAGGAAGACGCTGGACGAAGGCGACTTCTTCGAGGTCCAGCCCAACCACGCCGCCAACATCATCTGTGGTTTCGGCCGGGTCGAAGGGCGCACCGTGGGCGTTGTGGCGAACCAGCCGATGGTTCTCGCCGGCGTGCTCGACATCAACTCGTCCAAGAAGGCCGCGCGTTTCGTGCGCTTCTGCGACGCCTTCGAGATACCGATCCTGACCTTCGTCGATGTGCCCGGCTTCCTTCCCGGCACGGCGCAGGAGCACAATGGCATCATCAAGCACGGCGCCAAGCTGCTCTTCGCCTATGCCGAGGCGACCGTGCCCAAGATCACCGTCATCACCCGCAAGGCCTATGGCGGCGCCTATGATGTGATGGCGTCAAAGCACCTGCGCGGTGACCTCAACTACGCCTGGCCCACCGCCGAAATCGCCGTGATGGGCGCAAAGGGCGCGGTGGAGATCATCTTCCGCCAGGACCGTGACGATCCAGACAAGATCGCCGAGAAGACCAAGGAATACGAAGACCGCTTCGCCAATCCCTTCGTGGCGGCGCAGCGCGGCTACATCGACGAGGTGATCTACCCGCACTCGACCCGCCGGAGGATCGCGCTGGGCCTGCGCAAGCTGCGCGGCAAGCAGCTCGAGAACCCGTGGAAGAAGCACGACAATATTCCGCTGTGA
- the scpA gene encoding methylmalonyl-CoA mutase, which yields MTDTNKSGPTPADWNALAEKEVKGRDLTWATPEGFDIKPLYTQDDTADLDPGLPGFAPFTRGVKASMYAGRPWTIRQYAGFSTAEESNAFYRRNLAAGQKGLSVAFDLATHRGYDSDHPRVVGDVGKAGVAIDTVRDMEILFDQIPLDEMSVSMTMNGAVIPVLAFFIVAAERQGVSQDQLDGTIQNDILKEFMVRNTYIYPPEPSMRIVSDIIAYTSANMPKFNSISISGYHMHEAGATAVQELAFTIADGKEYAQRAMAAGLDIDAFAGRLSFFFGIGMNFFMEIAKLRAARTLWYRVMAGLGAQSERSKMLRTHCQTSGVSLQEQDPYNNVIRTTVEAMAATLGGTQSLHTNALDEAIALPTDFSARIARNTQLVLQEESGITNVVDPLGGSYYIEALTAKLVEEAEALIAEVDAAGGMTAYVDSGKPKAAIEMAAAEKQTSVDKGDTVIVGVNKYRLAKEEHLDTLDIDNHAVREAQIARLKRVRETRDEEACQAALKALTEAAASDPVAHRAALSDGRDEKGIPLPPSVLAEMQGKGDINLLARAVEAARHDATLGEISKAMEEAFGRYDTMPRPVRGVYEKAYAEDARYAQVARGVEAVERRLGRKPRIMVAKMGQDGHDRGANVIASAFADMGFDVIAGPLFQTPKETAKMALENEVDVVGASSLAAGHKTLIPELIDMLRAAGRPDIKVTAGGVIPPQDYDFLREKGVQGIYGPGSNVVECAADILTLLGHNMPPAGDELDEAAE from the coding sequence ATGACCGACACCAATAAATCCGGCCCAACCCCAGCAGACTGGAACGCCCTTGCCGAGAAGGAAGTGAAGGGGCGCGACCTGACCTGGGCCACGCCCGAAGGCTTCGATATCAAGCCGCTCTACACACAGGATGATACCGCCGACCTCGATCCCGGCCTGCCCGGTTTCGCGCCTTTCACGCGCGGGGTGAAGGCGAGCATGTATGCGGGCCGCCCGTGGACGATCCGGCAATATGCGGGCTTCTCCACGGCGGAAGAGTCCAACGCTTTCTATCGCCGCAACCTCGCCGCCGGGCAGAAGGGCCTATCGGTCGCTTTCGACCTTGCCACCCATCGCGGTTACGACAGTGACCACCCGCGCGTCGTCGGTGATGTCGGCAAGGCCGGCGTCGCGATCGACACTGTGCGCGACATGGAAATCCTGTTCGACCAGATCCCGCTCGACGAGATGTCGGTTTCCATGACCATGAACGGCGCGGTGATCCCGGTGCTCGCCTTCTTCATCGTTGCAGCCGAGCGGCAGGGGGTGAGCCAGGATCAGCTCGACGGGACCATCCAGAACGACATCCTCAAGGAGTTCATGGTCCGCAACACCTATATCTACCCGCCCGAGCCGAGCATGCGGATCGTTTCGGATATCATCGCATACACCTCGGCCAACATGCCGAAATTCAACAGCATTTCGATCTCGGGCTATCACATGCACGAGGCCGGAGCGACGGCGGTGCAGGAGCTTGCCTTCACCATCGCCGACGGCAAGGAATACGCCCAGCGCGCCATGGCTGCGGGGCTCGATATCGATGCCTTTGCTGGTCGTCTGAGCTTCTTCTTCGGTATCGGCATGAACTTCTTCATGGAGATCGCCAAACTGCGCGCGGCGCGGACGCTGTGGTACCGCGTGATGGCCGGCCTCGGCGCACAGAGCGAACGTTCGAAGATGCTGCGCACCCACTGCCAGACCAGTGGTGTCTCGCTGCAGGAGCAGGACCCCTACAACAACGTCATCCGCACGACCGTGGAAGCGATGGCGGCGACGCTGGGCGGCACGCAGAGCCTCCACACCAATGCGCTCGACGAAGCGATTGCGCTGCCGACCGACTTTTCCGCCCGTATCGCGCGCAACACCCAGCTGGTGCTTCAAGAAGAAAGCGGAATCACCAATGTCGTCGATCCGCTCGGTGGCAGCTATTACATCGAGGCGCTGACCGCGAAACTGGTCGAGGAAGCCGAAGCGCTGATCGCCGAGGTCGATGCGGCGGGCGGGATGACCGCCTATGTCGATTCCGGCAAGCCCAAGGCGGCGATCGAGATGGCCGCGGCGGAGAAACAGACCAGCGTGGACAAGGGCGATACGGTGATCGTCGGCGTCAACAAGTACCGGCTCGCCAAGGAAGAGCACCTCGACACGCTCGACATCGACAACCACGCGGTGCGCGAGGCGCAGATCGCCCGGCTCAAGCGCGTGCGCGAGACCCGCGACGAGGAAGCCTGCCAAGCCGCGCTGAAGGCGCTGACCGAGGCGGCCGCCTCCGATCCGGTCGCGCATCGTGCAGCGCTCAGCGACGGGCGCGATGAGAAAGGCATTCCCCTGCCGCCTTCGGTACTGGCCGAGATGCAGGGCAAGGGCGATATCAACCTGCTCGCGCGCGCGGTCGAGGCTGCGCGCCACGACGCGACGCTGGGTGAAATTTCCAAGGCGATGGAAGAGGCCTTCGGGCGTTACGACACCATGCCCCGCCCGGTGCGCGGGGTGTATGAGAAGGCCTATGCCGAGGATGCCCGGTACGCACAGGTTGCGCGCGGGGTCGAGGCGGTCGAGCGGCGGCTGGGCCGCAAGCCCCGCATCATGGTCGCCAAGATGGGCCAGGACGGGCACGATCGCGGCGCCAATGTGATCGCATCAGCCTTTGCCGACATGGGCTTCGACGTAATCGCCGGGCCGCTGTTCCAGACACCCAAGGAAACCGCGAAGATGGCGCTCGAAAACGAGGTCGACGTGGTCGGCGCATCGAGCTTAGCCGCCGGGCACAAGACGCTGATCCCCGAACTGATCGACATGCTGCGCGCCGCCGGTCGCCCCGATATCAAGGTCACCGCCGGCGGAGTGATCCCACCGCAAGACTATGATTTCCTGCGCGAAAAGGGCGTACAGGGCATCTACGGCCCCGGCTCGAACGTGGTCGAATGCGCTGCCGATATCCTGACTTTGCTTGGCCACAACATGCCGCCTGCGGGCGATGAACTCGACGAGGCTGCCGAATAA